CAATGCTCGGGATCGGGATCGCAGAACGCTCAGGGTTGATTTCAGCAGCTCTTAAAGCGCTTGTTACCTCTGTACCGAAGCAGCTGTTGACTGCTGCACTAGTATTCGGCGGTATTATGTCTTCTATGGCAGCCGATGCCGGATATGTTGTACTTACGCCACTTGGTGCGGTATTATTTGCGGGATTAGGCAGACATCCGCTTGCCGGTCTTGCCGCAGCTTTTGCCGGTGTATCAGCTGGTTTCAGTGCAAACCTTCTCGTTACATCACTGGATCCGCTACTTGGTGATCTTACCATCGCTGCTGCAGCAACAGTGGACCCTGCCTATGCAGAAGGCATGAACATTCTGATGAACTATTACTTTATGATTGCTTCTGTTGTATTGCTGACACTTGCGGGTACGTTCGTTACTGAAAAGATCGTTGAGCCGCGTCTCGGCACGTTTAAAGGGTCGTTTGACGATGCTGAAGCAGAAGATATGAAGACGGTTCGTCCTGAAGAGAAAAAAGGTCTTTGGATGGCGCTTCTTTCCATTATCGTTACAAGTGTATTAATTGCACTCCTTGTTGTCCCATCATGGGGGCCGCTTCGTGCAGGTCTGCCGAATGATGAGATTCTAAATGCACCATTCTTCCAGACGCTAGTTCCGATTCTCTTTATCTTCTTCCTGATTCCTGGTCTTGTATATGGCCTGGTAACGAAGTCAATTAAAAATGATAAAGATATTGCGAACCAGATGGGTGACACAATGGCGACAATGGGTATGTACATTGTACTTGCGTTCGCAGCCGGTCAATTTGTTGC
This genomic stretch from Jeotgalibacillus aurantiacus harbors:
- a CDS encoding AbgT family transporter; the protein is MDTAKKRGFFTKGLDGIERVGNKLPHPVTLFFLFAAMVVLASALGSALGWTVENAEGEEITVFNLLSSEGILYMFESAVGNFTGFAPLGTVLVTMLGIGIAERSGLISAALKALVTSVPKQLLTAALVFGGIMSSMAADAGYVVLTPLGAVLFAGLGRHPLAGLAAAFAGVSAGFSANLLVTSLDPLLGDLTIAAAATVDPAYAEGMNILMNYYFMIASVVLLTLAGTFVTEKIVEPRLGTFKGSFDDAEAEDMKTVRPEEKKGLWMALLSIIVTSVLIALLVVPSWGPLRAGLPNDEILNAPFFQTLVPILFIFFLIPGLVYGLVTKSIKNDKDIANQMGDTMATMGMYIVLAFAAGQFVAYFNTSNIGQIFAYNAAGWLSSAGLEGMLLVLAFMFVVGVINLFIGSSSAKWAFMAPVFVPIMMDLGYAPELTQVLYRIADSTTNIISPLMPYFAIVIAFAQKYDKKVGIGTLIATMIPYTIVFSIVWTLMLLVFMYTGIDLGPGANIFYDN